The following proteins are co-located in the Pectinophora gossypiella chromosome 23, ilPecGoss1.1, whole genome shotgun sequence genome:
- the LOC126377546 gene encoding kynurenine/alpha-aminoadipate aminotransferase, mitochondrial isoform X1, producing MLVKFALRNANTKLIKRFLEIRPVFVISKKYLSQNQYNDCEGLFKCYSDDGGNFGDKYKPLSGDDYDRFISDRAKKREPALTRLVTQLAYEAGGKMVSLAEGMPNEEMFPFSRMQLQLKDGRAMDVEGSELAAALQYVPSQGLPALLARLQEFQELVHRPPPADRRIIVTNGAQQAVYQCLDLLLEPGDPVIISEYAYTGTCIAMKPYSPEILSIPEDSEGIRPEAIEAILQSRLAKGLKMPRLLYTIPTGNNPTGTVLPEDRRRRIYELACEYDFLILEDDPYMFLSYKERPVPSFLSLDVCGRVVRVDSLSKPVAAGLRAGWAQAPAPLAARLLLHAQAQTLHPCALAQTIISRLLSDLPSLAAHFLSARSFYKNRRDALHRALCRADATHVAEWTLPDAGLFLWLKVREVDDVYSMVFNTAFQRGLMLIPGHAFLYDSGAPSQHIRLTFSKVAMKDMEAAARTLVAVIRDEQRNAASKRLHRSATT from the exons atgctcGTGAAATTTGCCTTGAGGAACGCCAATACAAAACTAATCAAACGCTTCTTAGAAATCCGTCCCGTATTCGTTATTTCCAAAAAGTATCTGTCTCAAAACCAGTACAACGATTGCGAAGGCCTATTCAAGTGCTACAGTGACGATGGGGGTAATTTCGGTGATAAATATAAACCTTTGAGTGGTGATGACTATGACAGATTCATCAGTGACAGAGCTAAGAAGAGAGAACCAGCTTTGACGAGGCTTGTTA CACAATTAGCGTACGAAGCGGGTGGCAAGATGGTGTCTCTAGCTGAGGGTATGCCCAACGAGGAAATGTTTCCGTTCAGCAGAATGCAGCTGCAGCTGAAGGACGGACGAGCGATGGACGTGGAGGGCTCCGAGCTGGCGGCTGCGCTGCAGTACGTGCCTTCACAGGG TCTACCAGCTTTACTCGCCCGCCTCCAGGAGTTCCAAGAGTTGGTCCACCGCCCTCCACCAGCAGACCGCCGCATCATCGTCACTAACGGCGCGCAACAAGCCGTCTACCAGTGCTTGGATCTGTTGCTGGAGCCAGGAGACCCGGTCATCATCAGCGAGTATGCCTACACCGGGACCTGCATTGCT atGAAACCATACAGTCCGGAGATTTTGAGCATTCCAGAGGATTCGGAAGGAATACGTCCTGAGGCTATAGAAGCAATACTACAATCGCGTTTGGCGAAGGGTCTGAAGATGCCCAGATTGTTGTATACTATCCCCACTGGGAACAATCCCACAGGGACCGTCCTCCCTGAGGACAGGCGGAGGAGGATATATGAGCTCGCTTGTGAATACGACTTCCTCATTCTTGAGGATGATCCGTATATGTTCTTGAGTTATAAAGAG AGGCCAGTGCCGTCGTTCCTGTCGCTGGACGTGTGCGGGCGCGTGGTGCGCGTGGACTCTCTGTCCAAGCCGGTGGCGGCCGGGCTGCGCGCGGGCTGGGCGCAGGCGCCCGCGCCGCTGGCCGCGCGCCTGCTGCTGCACGCGCAGGCGCAGACGCTGCACCCGTGCGCGCTGGCGCAG ACGATCATCTCTCGCTTGCTCTCCGACCTGCCCTCTCTCGCGGCCCACTTCCTCTCCGCGCGCTCGTTCTACAAGAATCGCCGCGACGCGTTGCACCGCGCGCTATGTCGCGCCGACGCGACACATGTCGCGGAGTGGACGCTGCCAGACGCCGGGCTGTTTCTCTGGCTGAAGGTGCGGGAGGTGGACGATGTTTATAGTATG GTTTTCAACACCGCATTCCAACGTGGCCTCATGTTGATTCCCGGTCATGCATTTTTGTATGACAGTGGCGCCCCCTCGCAGCACATCCGCCTAACGTTCAGCAAGGTGGCCATGAAGGACATGGAGGCAGCAGCGCGCACTCTGGTGGCCGTCATACGGGATGAACAACGGAACGCGGCGAGTAAGCGGTTGCATCGTTCCGCTACTacataa
- the LOC126377546 gene encoding kynurenine/alpha-aminoadipate aminotransferase, mitochondrial isoform X2: protein MLVKFALRNANTKLIKRFLEIRPVFVISKKYLSQNQYNDCEGLFKCYSDDGGNFGDKYKPLSGDDYDRFISDRAKKREPALTRLVTQLAYEAGGKMVSLAEGMPNEEMFPFSRMQLQLKDGRAMDVEGSELAAALQYVPSQGLPALLARLQEFQELVHRPPPADRRIIVTNGAQQAVYQCLDLLLEPGDPVIISEYAYTGTCIAMKPYSPEILSIPEDSEGIRPEAIEAILQSRLAKGLKMPRLLYTIPTGNNPTGTVLPEDRRRRIYELACEYDFLILEDDPYMFLSYKETIISRLLSDLPSLAAHFLSARSFYKNRRDALHRALCRADATHVAEWTLPDAGLFLWLKVREVDDVYSMVFNTAFQRGLMLIPGHAFLYDSGAPSQHIRLTFSKVAMKDMEAAARTLVAVIRDEQRNAASKRLHRSATT, encoded by the exons atgctcGTGAAATTTGCCTTGAGGAACGCCAATACAAAACTAATCAAACGCTTCTTAGAAATCCGTCCCGTATTCGTTATTTCCAAAAAGTATCTGTCTCAAAACCAGTACAACGATTGCGAAGGCCTATTCAAGTGCTACAGTGACGATGGGGGTAATTTCGGTGATAAATATAAACCTTTGAGTGGTGATGACTATGACAGATTCATCAGTGACAGAGCTAAGAAGAGAGAACCAGCTTTGACGAGGCTTGTTA CACAATTAGCGTACGAAGCGGGTGGCAAGATGGTGTCTCTAGCTGAGGGTATGCCCAACGAGGAAATGTTTCCGTTCAGCAGAATGCAGCTGCAGCTGAAGGACGGACGAGCGATGGACGTGGAGGGCTCCGAGCTGGCGGCTGCGCTGCAGTACGTGCCTTCACAGGG TCTACCAGCTTTACTCGCCCGCCTCCAGGAGTTCCAAGAGTTGGTCCACCGCCCTCCACCAGCAGACCGCCGCATCATCGTCACTAACGGCGCGCAACAAGCCGTCTACCAGTGCTTGGATCTGTTGCTGGAGCCAGGAGACCCGGTCATCATCAGCGAGTATGCCTACACCGGGACCTGCATTGCT atGAAACCATACAGTCCGGAGATTTTGAGCATTCCAGAGGATTCGGAAGGAATACGTCCTGAGGCTATAGAAGCAATACTACAATCGCGTTTGGCGAAGGGTCTGAAGATGCCCAGATTGTTGTATACTATCCCCACTGGGAACAATCCCACAGGGACCGTCCTCCCTGAGGACAGGCGGAGGAGGATATATGAGCTCGCTTGTGAATACGACTTCCTCATTCTTGAGGATGATCCGTATATGTTCTTGAGTTATAAAGAG ACGATCATCTCTCGCTTGCTCTCCGACCTGCCCTCTCTCGCGGCCCACTTCCTCTCCGCGCGCTCGTTCTACAAGAATCGCCGCGACGCGTTGCACCGCGCGCTATGTCGCGCCGACGCGACACATGTCGCGGAGTGGACGCTGCCAGACGCCGGGCTGTTTCTCTGGCTGAAGGTGCGGGAGGTGGACGATGTTTATAGTATG GTTTTCAACACCGCATTCCAACGTGGCCTCATGTTGATTCCCGGTCATGCATTTTTGTATGACAGTGGCGCCCCCTCGCAGCACATCCGCCTAACGTTCAGCAAGGTGGCCATGAAGGACATGGAGGCAGCAGCGCGCACTCTGGTGGCCGTCATACGGGATGAACAACGGAACGCGGCGAGTAAGCGGTTGCATCGTTCCGCTACTacataa